Sequence from the Saccharopolyspora pogona genome:
TCCGGCGATCTGGCGCTGTTGCTGCTTTCCGGTGGCACGACGGGACTTCCCAAGCTCATCCCCCGCACCCACGACGACTACGCCTACAACGCGCGCGCCAGTGCCGAGGTCTGCGGACTGACCCGCGACTCGGTGTTTCTCTCGGTGCTTCCGATCGGGTTCAACTACACCTGGTGTTGCCCCGGCGCGCTGGGCACCTGGTGCGTGGGCGGCACGGTGGTGCTCGCACCCAACCCAAGCCCCGAGACCGTGTTCTCGCTCGTGGAACGGGAGAAGGTCACCATCGCGGCGGTGAACCCGCCGCTGGTGCCCTACCTGCTCGCCGAGTACGAGGCGAACCGCCCGGACCTGAGCACGCTCGCCCTGCTCCAGGTCGGCAGCGCCCGGCTGGCCGACGACCTCGCCCGCCGCATCACGCCCGAACTCGGCGTGCCGATCCAGCAGGTGTTCGGCATGGCCGAGGGTCTGCTGAACTACACCAGGCTCGACGACCCCGACGAGCTGCGGTGCACCACCCAGGGCGTGCCGCTGAGCCCGGACGATGAGATCCGCGTCGTCGACGAGCAGGACAACCCGGTACCCGACGGGGAGCCCGGCGAACTGCTCACCCGAGGCCCCTACACCCTGCGCGGGTACTACCGGGCGGCCGAGCACAACGTGCGTTCGTTCACCCCCGACGGCTTCTACCGGACCGGCGACCTCGTGCGACGGCTGCCCAGCGGCCACCTGATCGTTGTCGGCAGGGTCAAGGACCAGATCAACCGCGGAGGGGAGAAGATCCCGTCGACCGAGGTGGAGGGGCATCTGCTGGCTCACCCCGCGGTCAAGGGCGCTGCACTGGTCGGCCAGCCCGACGCGGTGTTCGGCGAGGTCCCGGTCGCCTTTCTGGTCTGCGACGGGCAGCCCCCCACGTTGCGCGAGGTCACCGCGTTCCTCAAGGAGCGCGGGTTGGCTCCTTACAAGCTGCCGACCCGGCTGGTCCTCGTCGAGGAGTTCCCGCACACCGCGGTCGGCAAGATCGACAAGAAGGTGCTCGCCGTCCGGCTGGACTCGTGACCGCATGATCAGCCGAACCTGTCGGGGTCGCAGAAGGCGAGGTCGTACGAGGGTGGACGTCCCATGACGAGGTCTGCGACCGCCTCGCCCACCCCGGTCGCGTGCTTGAAGCCGTGGTTGTTGCAGCCGCCCGCGATCACCAGTCGGGGATCGCGGCGCGGCCTGCCCAGCAGGAACTGGTTGTCGGGGGTGCGGGTGTACATGCAGACCGAGACCCTGGCGGGAACTTCCCGCACCCCCGGCACCGCCGTGCGCAGCCGCTCGACCAGCAGATCCCAGTCCTCGGGCGAAACGGACCTGTCGAAAGCCTCCGGGTCGATCACCGGGAACCTGCCGTCGGAGTCCTCCAGGCCGAGCTTGACCAGGCCGGTGTGTGCGTTGTTCCACGGCAGGATTCCGTGTCCCCAGACGCAAACGCCGTCGTCCAGCTGGCGCATGAACACCGGAAGCCGCTCCAGCGC
This genomic interval carries:
- a CDS encoding (2,3-dihydroxybenzoyl)adenylate synthase → MTQDWPGWPDTDADRYRAAGYWAGHTFDQLLASWAVEHGDRTALVDGERRFSYAALDAEVDRIARGLRGLGVTRGDRFIVQLPNIAEFVIGWFALQRVGAVPVHAMPAHRAAEIEHLARLSGAVGYFVADRHARFDYRELAAEVRKSRQDCAESLKHVIVVGDPGEHDFVSFADLAERGGLAPTGPTATGTADSGDLALLLLSGGTTGLPKLIPRTHDDYAYNARASAEVCGLTRDSVFLSVLPIGFNYTWCCPGALGTWCVGGTVVLAPNPSPETVFSLVEREKVTIAAVNPPLVPYLLAEYEANRPDLSTLALLQVGSARLADDLARRITPELGVPIQQVFGMAEGLLNYTRLDDPDELRCTTQGVPLSPDDEIRVVDEQDNPVPDGEPGELLTRGPYTLRGYYRAAEHNVRSFTPDGFYRTGDLVRRLPSGHLIVVGRVKDQINRGGEKIPSTEVEGHLLAHPAVKGAALVGQPDAVFGEVPVAFLVCDGQPPTLREVTAFLKERGLAPYKLPTRLVLVEEFPHTAVGKIDKKVLAVRLDS